Proteins encoded within one genomic window of Desulforegulaceae bacterium:
- a CDS encoding alpha/beta fold hydrolase has product MNSQNKAGIKNYKKLIKNEVLLFSKEYKSYFKPNESKPKKIGQPFLLKNKDAKTGVLLIHGLMAAPEEVKELGEFFFSKGFSVYAPRLAGHGTSPEDLSSRKYNEWIESVNRGYEIIKNLCDNVIVAGFSTGAGIALFQALNYPDRYKAVISISAPLKFKSFSANFTEIADFFNKIPDKNLDKFKKIFVKNHPDNPHINYKRCPISSIAEVRKMMRKVYRKLPYLSLPSLIIQADKDPKVDGKSGMKIYSRIKNPFKLYHEVNFNEHGIVLGEITKKTFIGIDSFLIKIKDQFK; this is encoded by the coding sequence ATGAATTCTCAAAATAAAGCCGGCATAAAAAACTATAAAAAACTGATTAAAAATGAAGTTCTACTTTTTAGTAAAGAATATAAATCCTATTTTAAACCCAATGAATCCAAGCCTAAAAAAATAGGTCAGCCTTTTCTTTTAAAAAACAAAGATGCTAAAACAGGAGTTCTTCTTATTCACGGGTTAATGGCCGCTCCTGAGGAAGTAAAAGAACTTGGGGAGTTTTTCTTTTCAAAAGGATTTAGCGTATATGCCCCAAGACTTGCTGGCCACGGGACCTCACCTGAAGATTTATCATCCAGAAAATACAATGAATGGATTGAGTCTGTTAACCGGGGCTATGAAATTATAAAAAACCTTTGTGACAATGTAATTGTTGCAGGTTTTTCAACAGGAGCAGGAATTGCACTTTTCCAGGCTCTTAACTATCCTGATAGATATAAGGCTGTTATTTCAATAAGTGCTCCTTTAAAATTTAAAAGTTTTTCAGCCAACTTTACTGAAATAGCAGATTTTTTCAATAAAATACCTGATAAAAACCTGGATAAATTTAAAAAAATCTTTGTTAAAAACCATCCTGACAATCCCCATATAAATTACAAAAGATGCCCTATAAGCTCAATTGCAGAGGTTAGAAAAATGATGAGAAAAGTTTATAGAAAACTTCCTTATCTTTCCCTTCCCTCCTTGATAATTCAGGCTGACAAAGATCCAAAAGTGGATGGAAAAAGCGGAATGAAAATTTATTCAAGAATAAAAAACCCTTTTAAACTTTATCATGAAGTTAATTTTAATGAACATGGAATTGTTTTAGGTGAAATTACCAAAAAAACTTTTATTGGGATTGATAGTTTTTTAATTAAAATAAAAGACCAGTTTAAATAA
- a CDS encoding ABC transporter permease: MISGLLNPCFFSLSPNRIVSGTPLFIQDISGRSCFVFFLILGLVILRAEKRLIKILKFFFVWALFYFLLFILGKFGSEEVIKNPSARFSPSYGFWIFFAGVSFFYASYFGREKQFFKKLIFRFVLIFPFFVFLFLGVFSDFALGREFVFNSERFFMEVKTHIFISYGSVLAGCLIGIPLGVYTFKFANQGEKVFYFLNIIQTIPGIAFFGLIMVPLSILSSNLSFLAKAGISGTGTAPAVIVLFGYSLLPIVKNTLEGLKIIDRAVIESGKGMGMGKFDIFWKIEFPLSLPVILNGIRTALVHCVGSTAIAALIGAGGLGVFIFQGIGQGATDLILLGTFPLIIIAIITDKIMEFFTEISKGPEALGK, from the coding sequence ATGATTTCAGGGCTTTTGAATCCTTGTTTTTTTTCTTTGTCTCCAAACAGGATAGTTTCTGGGACCCCTTTGTTTATACAAGATATTTCAGGCAGGTCTTGCTTTGTTTTTTTTCTTATTTTAGGGCTTGTAATTTTAAGAGCTGAAAAAAGATTAATAAAAATATTAAAGTTTTTTTTTGTGTGGGCTCTTTTTTATTTTCTTCTTTTTATCCTGGGTAAATTTGGTTCAGAAGAGGTAATTAAAAATCCTTCAGCAAGGTTTTCTCCTTCTTATGGGTTTTGGATATTTTTTGCAGGTGTGAGTTTTTTTTATGCTTCATATTTTGGAAGGGAAAAACAGTTTTTTAAAAAATTGATTTTTAGGTTTGTGTTAATTTTTCCTTTTTTTGTTTTTCTTTTTTTGGGAGTGTTTTCAGACTTTGCCCTGGGCCGGGAGTTTGTTTTTAATTCGGAAAGATTTTTTATGGAAGTTAAAACCCATATTTTTATTTCCTATGGTTCTGTTTTAGCTGGATGCTTAATTGGAATTCCCCTTGGAGTTTATACATTTAAATTTGCCAATCAAGGTGAGAAAGTTTTTTATTTTCTCAATATAATTCAGACAATTCCAGGGATTGCATTTTTTGGACTTATAATGGTTCCTTTGTCAATTTTAAGCAGTAATTTGTCTTTTTTGGCAAAGGCAGGGATTTCAGGTACAGGAACAGCTCCTGCTGTGATTGTTCTTTTTGGATATTCCCTTCTTCCAATTGTGAAAAACACCCTTGAAGGCCTTAAAATTATAGACAGGGCAGTGATTGAATCGGGTAAAGGAATGGGAATGGGTAAATTTGATATTTTCTGGAAAATAGAGTTTCCTTTAAGTCTTCCTGTTATTTTAAATGGAATAAGAACAGCTCTTGTTCATTGTGTTGGAAGCACAGCCATTGCAGCCCTTATTGGGGCAGGAGGACTTGGTGTTTTTATTTTTCAGGGAATTGGACAGGGAGCTACAGATCTTATCTTGCTTGGAACTTTTCCCCTTATTATTATTGCCATAATCACAGATAAAATTATGGAGTTTTTCACTGAGATTTCCAAAGGACCGGAGGCATTGGGCAAATGA
- a CDS encoding nitronate monooxygenase family protein gives MRETEMQTKITKLLGIKHPIIQGGMQWVGTPELASAVSNAGGLGIVTTLISPTPEEALKEIKRALDMTDKPIGANLTILPTLKPVPYNEYAKAIAKSGVKIVETAGKNPEELMPIFKEAGIKVIHKCTTIQHAKKAEKIGCCAVTLNGFECAGHPGENDIPGLIQIPRAKDQLSIPIIASGGFGDGRGLVAALSLGAEAINMGTRFLATKEAPVHENVKKALVNADENQTKLIFRTLNNTTRIYKNKIAKEIIEMEKRNASIEELAPLVSGIRGKKVFETGDLDYGVWTAGMVAGIINDIPLVDELIKRIIADAENIIKTRLMGIVENQG, from the coding sequence ATCAGGGAGACAGAAATGCAAACAAAAATTACAAAATTGCTTGGGATAAAACATCCCATAATCCAGGGGGGGATGCAGTGGGTTGGAACACCTGAGCTTGCATCTGCTGTTTCAAATGCAGGAGGACTTGGAATTGTAACAACCCTTATAAGCCCCACACCTGAAGAGGCTTTAAAAGAAATTAAAAGAGCCCTTGATATGACAGACAAGCCAATTGGTGCTAATTTAACAATCCTGCCTACTTTAAAACCAGTTCCATACAATGAATATGCAAAAGCAATTGCCAAATCAGGAGTTAAAATTGTTGAAACAGCAGGAAAAAATCCTGAAGAGTTAATGCCAATTTTCAAAGAAGCCGGCATAAAAGTTATTCATAAATGCACAACAATTCAGCACGCAAAAAAAGCAGAAAAAATTGGCTGCTGTGCAGTAACCCTTAATGGATTTGAATGTGCAGGACATCCCGGTGAAAATGATATTCCGGGCCTTATCCAGATTCCAAGGGCAAAAGATCAGTTAAGTATTCCAATAATTGCATCTGGTGGTTTTGGCGATGGGAGAGGCCTTGTTGCAGCACTTAGTCTTGGAGCTGAAGCAATAAACATGGGAACAAGATTTCTTGCTACAAAAGAAGCCCCTGTCCACGAAAATGTTAAAAAAGCCCTTGTAAATGCAGATGAAAACCAGACCAAGCTAATTTTTCGCACCCTTAACAATACAACAAGAATTTATAAAAATAAAATTGCAAAAGAAATTATTGAAATGGAAAAAAGAAATGCCTCTATAGAAGAGCTTGCACCTCTTGTAAGCGGAATAAGAGGTAAAAAAGTTTTTGAAACAGGAGATCTTGATTACGGAGTATGGACAGCAGGAATGGTTGCTGGAATCATCAATGATATCCCTTTGGTTGATGAACTTATTAAACGAATCATTGCTGATGCTGAAAATATAATAAAAACACGGCTTATGGGAATAGTTGAAAATCAGGGGTAA
- a CDS encoding ABC transporter substrate-binding protein, giving the protein MKKVFICFLFVFFVASDLWAKGLIRVSSKIDSEGLLLGNLIKYSLIDQGFEVEDKIQLGATSILRTAIKSDQIDIYPEYTGNGPFFFDIKDRTLFNDFKKGYETIKKLDFEKNNLVWLEPAPASNGWAIAGRKDFCKKNNLKTMEDFAEFVRKGNQVKLAASDSFITRFDALPAFEEVYGFKLKNSQLVSLSSTNTSVTLKAAALNTDGVNFSMTYSTDGALSALGLYVLEDTKSVQPIYSPCPVIRKEVLIKHPEIEKILSPVFLSLDLETLQSLNSKIAVMGYPPSQVAKNYLESLKK; this is encoded by the coding sequence ATGAAAAAAGTTTTTATTTGTTTTTTATTTGTATTTTTTGTTGCTTCTGACTTATGGGCAAAGGGTTTAATAAGGGTTTCGTCCAAAATAGACAGTGAAGGTTTGCTTTTAGGCAACTTAATTAAATATTCGCTTATAGATCAAGGTTTTGAAGTTGAAGATAAAATTCAGCTTGGAGCCACCAGTATTTTAAGAACTGCAATTAAATCAGATCAAATAGATATTTATCCTGAATATACAGGAAACGGGCCTTTTTTCTTTGATATAAAAGACAGGACTTTATTCAATGATTTTAAAAAAGGTTATGAAACAATAAAAAAGCTTGATTTTGAAAAAAACAACCTTGTCTGGCTTGAACCTGCTCCTGCAAGCAATGGCTGGGCTATAGCCGGAAGAAAAGATTTTTGCAAAAAAAACAATTTAAAAACCATGGAAGATTTTGCAGAATTTGTAAGAAAAGGAAACCAGGTAAAACTTGCAGCTTCAGATTCTTTTATAACAAGATTTGATGCTTTGCCTGCATTTGAGGAGGTATACGGATTTAAGCTGAAAAACTCCCAGCTTGTTTCACTTTCTTCAACAAATACATCTGTTACTTTAAAAGCAGCAGCTCTTAACACAGACGGGGTAAATTTTTCCATGACTTATTCAACAGATGGGGCTCTTTCAGCCCTTGGACTTTATGTTCTTGAAGATACAAAAAGTGTTCAGCCAATTTATTCTCCCTGTCCTGTGATAAGGAAGGAAGTTCTTATAAAACACCCTGAAATTGAAAAAATACTTTCACCTGTGTTTTTAAGCCTTGACCTTGAAACCCTTCAAAGTCTTAATTCAAAAATAGCTGTAATGGGTTATCCTCCATCACAAGTGGCAAAAAACTATCTTGAAAGTTTGAAAAAATAA
- the ychF gene encoding redox-regulated ATPase YchF has product MLNCGIVGLPNVGKSTIFSALTSAPAEAANYPFCTIEPNIGIVNLPDPRLEKISKIFKPEATIPASVEFVDIAGLVKGASKGEGLGNQFLGNIRQVGAILHVVRCFEDDDVTHVHGKVDPADDIEVINTELALADLETVEKRVFNLPRMKKNHDKKISEKAKFLEPILEKVSEALERGFPARSVDLEEKELEALKDLHLITMKPVLYCCNVDESGLEKEPLSVQKVRELAKEENSEIVVISGKIEAEIASLGDLEERKEFLKEMGLSESGLSKMIRSTFNLLGLSTYFTAGEKQVKAWTFKTGIRAPQAAGIIHSDFERGFIKAEVYSCDDLFKFGSEAKIKEVGKMRIEGKEYIVKDGDLVHFRFNV; this is encoded by the coding sequence ATGTTAAACTGCGGTATTGTGGGGCTTCCCAATGTTGGTAAATCAACTATTTTTTCAGCTTTGACTTCAGCCCCTGCCGAGGCGGCAAATTATCCTTTCTGCACCATAGAGCCTAATATAGGCATAGTTAATCTCCCGGACCCAAGGCTTGAAAAAATAAGCAAAATCTTTAAACCTGAAGCCACTATTCCTGCCAGTGTGGAGTTTGTGGATATTGCAGGGCTTGTAAAGGGAGCATCAAAAGGCGAAGGACTTGGAAATCAGTTTCTTGGAAACATAAGGCAGGTAGGTGCAATTTTGCATGTTGTTAGATGTTTTGAAGATGATGATGTTACCCATGTTCATGGAAAAGTTGATCCAGCTGATGATATAGAGGTTATAAATACAGAGCTTGCCCTTGCAGATTTGGAAACTGTTGAAAAACGAGTGTTTAACCTTCCCAGAATGAAAAAAAATCACGATAAAAAAATATCTGAAAAGGCAAAATTTCTTGAACCGATTCTTGAAAAAGTTTCTGAAGCACTTGAAAGGGGTTTTCCTGCCAGATCAGTAGATTTGGAGGAAAAAGAGCTGGAAGCTTTGAAAGATCTTCATCTCATTACAATGAAGCCGGTATTGTATTGTTGTAATGTGGATGAATCAGGGCTTGAAAAAGAACCCTTGTCAGTACAAAAAGTAAGAGAACTTGCAAAAGAGGAAAATTCTGAAATTGTAGTTATCAGTGGAAAAATTGAAGCTGAAATAGCATCTCTTGGTGATCTTGAAGAAAGAAAAGAGTTTTTAAAAGAAATGGGGCTTTCAGAATCAGGGCTTTCAAAAATGATAAGAAGTACTTTTAATCTTCTTGGACTTTCAACATATTTTACAGCTGGAGAAAAACAAGTAAAAGCATGGACATTTAAAACAGGAATCAGGGCTCCCCAGGCTGCAGGAATTATTCACAGTGATTTTGAAAGGGGATTTATCAAGGCGGAAGTGTATTCCTGCGATGATCTTTTTAAATTTGGCTCTGAAGCAAAAATTAAGGAAGTGGGCAAAATGAGGATTGAGGGAAAGGAATATATAGTAAAAGACGGGGATCTTGTTCACTTCAGATTTAATGTTTAG
- a CDS encoding Glu/Leu/Phe/Val dehydrogenase, producing MSKENLNPLDNAKAQVKKACDALSLGPDVYELFQEPMRMIEVSIPVRMDDGKLKVFKGYRALHNDAIGPGKGGIRFHPGVNPDEVKALSVWMTFKCGVMDVPYGGGKGGVTVDALKLSQGELERLARGYIRGVYKYLGEKIDIPAPDVGTNGQVMAWMVDEYIKLTGENNMGVLTGKPVPWGGSLGRNEATGFGVSVIAREAAKKIGVDITKAKVSIQGFGNVGRYSAKNIERQGAKIVAIAEWAPSVGTYAIYNENGLDFQDMADYIDQNKNLADYPKAKMISLDEFWNLEVDICLPSALENAITEKEAKSIKAKLVCEAANGPVTSEADSILKEKGVVVTPDILTNAGGVTVSYFEWVQNRYGYYWSEKEVEEKQEEKMVSAFNDIWALSEEYKVSIRDAAYMISVKKVADVMKLRGWY from the coding sequence ATGTCAAAAGAAAATTTAAATCCACTGGATAATGCCAAGGCACAAGTTAAAAAAGCTTGTGATGCATTGAGCCTGGGACCAGACGTTTACGAATTATTTCAAGAACCAATGAGAATGATCGAGGTTTCAATTCCAGTTAGAATGGATGATGGGAAATTAAAAGTGTTTAAGGGGTACAGAGCATTGCACAATGATGCTATTGGGCCTGGAAAAGGCGGAATAAGATTTCACCCGGGAGTTAATCCAGATGAAGTTAAAGCCTTGTCTGTATGGATGACATTTAAATGCGGAGTTATGGACGTTCCTTATGGTGGAGGAAAAGGAGGAGTAACTGTTGATGCTCTTAAATTATCCCAGGGTGAACTTGAAAGATTAGCCAGAGGTTATATCCGTGGAGTTTATAAATATTTAGGAGAAAAAATAGATATTCCTGCTCCAGATGTTGGTACCAACGGGCAGGTAATGGCCTGGATGGTAGACGAGTATATCAAGCTTACCGGAGAAAACAATATGGGTGTGCTAACTGGAAAGCCGGTACCTTGGGGTGGATCTTTAGGAAGAAACGAAGCTACAGGATTTGGAGTAAGCGTTATTGCAAGAGAAGCAGCTAAAAAAATTGGTGTCGATATTACCAAAGCTAAAGTTTCAATCCAGGGTTTTGGTAATGTAGGCAGATATTCAGCTAAAAACATAGAGCGGCAGGGAGCTAAGATCGTTGCTATAGCTGAATGGGCTCCCTCAGTTGGAACTTACGCTATTTACAATGAAAATGGACTGGATTTCCAGGATATGGCTGACTATATTGACCAAAATAAAAATTTAGCAGACTATCCAAAAGCAAAAATGATTTCTTTGGATGAATTCTGGAATTTAGAAGTTGATATATGTTTACCCTCAGCCCTTGAAAATGCAATTACAGAAAAAGAAGCAAAATCAATAAAAGCTAAATTGGTATGTGAAGCTGCAAATGGACCGGTTACTTCAGAAGCAGATTCAATACTTAAGGAAAAAGGAGTTGTAGTTACTCCAGATATATTAACAAATGCAGGTGGAGTAACAGTATCATATTTTGAATGGGTACAGAACAGATACGGCTATTACTGGTCAGAAAAAGAAGTAGAAGAAAAACAGGAAGAAAAAATGGTCAGTGCATTTAACGATATTTGGGCTTTAAGCGAAGAATATAAAGTTTCAATAAGAGATGCAGCTTACATGATTTCAGTTAAAAAAGTTGCAGATGTAATGAAATTAAGAGGCTGGTACTAG
- a CDS encoding hemolysin III family protein, whose translation MVFKSTERVNFYSHLGGIIAAAAGAVLLIKQTDSSPSSLLVCLAYILSVIFLFSASTLYHAFKKEENELSFWRKMDRVAIFFMIAGTYTPVCYFCLEGAWRWAMIGIQWGLVGFGLISQIFFPRAPRVFYASVYLAMGWSAIFPIKQILSNMTTPQQSLLFAGAAAFTAGGIIYAVKKPSFFPGVFGFHELFHFMVLLGAVFHYIMIYNLFANYSLLL comes from the coding sequence ATGGTTTTTAAGTCAACAGAAAGGGTTAATTTTTATTCCCACCTTGGTGGAATTATTGCAGCTGCAGCAGGAGCAGTCCTGCTTATTAAACAAACAGACTCTTCTCCATCTTCTCTTTTAGTATGCCTTGCTTATATTTTATCTGTGATCTTTCTTTTTTCAGCAAGCACCCTTTATCATGCTTTCAAAAAAGAGGAAAACGAGCTTTCTTTCTGGAGAAAAATGGATAGGGTTGCAATTTTTTTCATGATAGCTGGAACATATACCCCTGTTTGTTATTTTTGCCTTGAAGGTGCCTGGAGATGGGCAATGATTGGAATCCAATGGGGACTTGTAGGCTTTGGATTAATTTCCCAGATATTTTTTCCAAGAGCTCCAAGAGTGTTTTACGCAAGCGTTTATCTTGCCATGGGATGGTCAGCAATTTTCCCAATAAAACAAATTCTTTCCAATATGACAACCCCCCAGCAAAGCCTTCTTTTTGCAGGAGCTGCTGCATTTACAGCCGGAGGAATAATTTATGCTGTCAAAAAACCCAGTTTTTTCCCAGGTGTCTTTGGATTTCATGAGCTTTTCCATTTTATGGTTCTTTTAGGAGCAGTTTTTCATTACATAATGATTTATAATCTTTTTGCAAATTATAGCCTGCTCTTGTAA
- a CDS encoding NAD-dependent 4,6-dehydratase LegB encodes MKLKGKKVLVTGADGFIGSHLCELLLEKGCNLRALSQYNSFNSWGWLEDIDRLSEIEVVSGDIRDNYFIKKITEGIDVIFHLAALIAIPFSYLAPQSYIDTNITGTLNICQAALGNNCMKVVHTSTSEVYGTADYVPIDEGHPLKPQSPYSASKIGADSIAWSFYRSFELPVSIARPFNAFGPRQSARAIIPTIITQLLKGEKQLILGDLSPTRDLNFVKDTCLGLIAVAESDETSGEFLNIGSGREISIGALVDLIQEKMGTKAEIVQAKDRIRPKGSEVYRLCCDNTKLKKLTGFSPKTGLEEGIKITANWFSNPANLENYKTEIYNL; translated from the coding sequence ATGAAGTTAAAGGGTAAGAAAGTTCTTGTAACAGGGGCTGATGGGTTCATAGGCTCCCATCTTTGCGAGCTTCTTCTTGAAAAAGGTTGTAATTTAAGGGCCTTGTCTCAGTATAATTCTTTTAATTCCTGGGGCTGGCTTGAAGATATTGACAGGTTAAGCGAAATTGAGGTTGTTTCAGGAGATATAAGAGATAATTATTTTATAAAAAAGATAACTGAAGGTATTGATGTTATTTTTCATCTTGCCGCACTTATTGCAATTCCATTTTCATATCTTGCCCCCCAGAGTTATATTGATACAAATATTACAGGAACCTTGAATATATGCCAGGCAGCTCTTGGTAACAATTGTATGAAAGTTGTTCATACTTCAACTTCTGAAGTTTACGGAACAGCTGATTATGTTCCAATTGATGAGGGCCATCCTTTAAAACCCCAGTCCCCATATTCTGCTTCAAAAATAGGAGCTGATTCAATTGCCTGGAGTTTTTATAGATCCTTTGAGCTTCCTGTTTCCATTGCCCGTCCATTCAATGCTTTTGGTCCAAGACAATCTGCAAGAGCTATTATTCCAACAATAATAACCCAGCTTTTAAAGGGTGAAAAACAACTTATACTTGGAGACCTTTCTCCAACCAGGGATCTTAATTTTGTAAAAGATACTTGTCTTGGCCTTATTGCAGTTGCTGAATCTGATGAAACTTCAGGAGAATTCCTAAACATTGGATCAGGAAGGGAAATTTCCATAGGAGCTCTTGTTGATTTAATTCAGGAAAAAATGGGAACAAAGGCAGAAATTGTTCAGGCAAAGGATAGGATAAGACCTAAAGGTTCTGAAGTTTACAGGCTTTGCTGTGATAATACTAAATTAAAAAAACTTACAGGATTTAGTCCAAAAACAGGGCTTGAAGAAGGGATTAAAATAACAGCAAACTGGTTTTCAAATCCAGCCAACCTTGAGAATTATAAAACTGAAATTTATAATCTGTGA
- a CDS encoding MFS transporter encodes MSDQKSDPKTTLLIVSIAQFFTPYMTSAVGVAIPAIGMEFKASAFELGLIQTAYMLGISLFLVPSGRMADIKGRKKVYTLGILLFTITTAIILFSKTMVFFIALRFLQGAGASLIMSTSIAILTSVFPANKRGKAMGIVVACVYLGLSAGPGLGGLLVTGIGWRFVFVLVIPFQLIALYLTFFKLKGEWKEAENERFDWGGTIIYMAALFLLILGATRLDTSAWGVYLFIAGLLGVVGFVVFESYVKFPILNVLLLRNNRVFALSNLATMINYASSFGITFLFAIYLQVIKGFSARDAGFILIAQPVIQAVFSPVIGRLSDRFSSSKLATLGMAVCAVSLFLCSFVTETTSIVNIYLILIIMGTGFAIFSSPNMNAVMSSVESKYYGFAASFVATMRTIGMLVSMTFITFLFSVLMGELEVSYETKDLFLATMKISFILFSGLSVLGVFCSMGRISKN; translated from the coding sequence TTGTCAGATCAGAAGTCAGATCCAAAAACAACACTTTTAATAGTTTCCATAGCCCAGTTTTTTACCCCATATATGACATCTGCTGTTGGTGTGGCTATTCCTGCAATAGGAATGGAATTTAAAGCATCAGCTTTTGAGCTTGGCCTTATTCAAACAGCTTATATGCTCGGGATTTCACTTTTTTTAGTTCCTTCCGGAAGAATGGCAGATATTAAAGGAAGAAAAAAAGTTTATACTCTTGGAATCCTTCTTTTTACAATTACAACAGCTATAATTCTTTTTTCCAAAACCATGGTGTTTTTTATTGCACTTAGATTTTTGCAGGGTGCAGGTGCATCTTTAATAATGTCAACAAGTATTGCAATTTTGACTTCTGTTTTTCCTGCAAATAAACGAGGAAAGGCCATGGGAATAGTTGTTGCCTGTGTTTATCTGGGGCTTTCAGCCGGCCCGGGCCTTGGAGGACTTCTTGTAACAGGAATAGGGTGGAGGTTTGTTTTTGTTCTTGTAATTCCTTTTCAGCTTATTGCCCTTTATCTTACTTTTTTTAAATTAAAAGGAGAATGGAAAGAAGCAGAAAATGAAAGGTTTGACTGGGGCGGAACCATAATTTATATGGCAGCTCTTTTTCTCCTTATTCTTGGTGCTACAAGACTTGATACCTCAGCCTGGGGAGTTTATCTTTTTATAGCAGGACTTCTTGGAGTTGTTGGTTTTGTTGTATTTGAATCCTATGTTAAGTTTCCCATATTAAATGTTTTACTTCTTAGAAATAATAGAGTCTTTGCTCTGAGTAACCTTGCAACAATGATAAACTATGCCTCTTCTTTTGGGATCACTTTTCTTTTTGCTATTTATCTTCAAGTGATCAAAGGTTTTTCTGCCAGGGATGCCGGATTTATTCTCATAGCCCAGCCTGTTATCCAGGCAGTTTTTTCTCCTGTTATAGGAAGACTTTCAGATAGGTTTTCCTCTTCAAAACTTGCTACTTTGGGAATGGCAGTTTGTGCTGTTTCTTTATTTTTATGTTCTTTTGTCACTGAAACCACTTCCATAGTAAATATTTATTTGATTTTAATTATAATGGGAACAGGGTTTGCAATTTTTTCTTCTCCGAATATGAATGCGGTAATGAGCTCTGTTGAATCAAAATATTATGGATTTGCTGCAAGTTTTGTTGCAACAATGCGAACAATTGGAATGCTTGTAAGCATGACTTTTATTACTTTTCTTTTTTCTGTTTTAATGGGAGAGCTTGAAGTTTCCTATGAAACAAAGGATTTGTTTCTTGCTACCATGAAAATTTCTTTTATTCTTTTTTCAGGTTTAAGTGTTTTAGGAGTGTTTTGTTCCATGGGGCGGATTAGTAAAAACTAA
- a CDS encoding acetyltransferase, giving the protein MRRTIYLVGGGGHCVSAIDVIEQEDKYKIGGILDLPEKVGQKVLGYEIIGDDSQIKKYARTDNYFLITMGHIKTSKKRRQLAEMISAFGGRLATIISPSAYVSKHSRVGEGTIVGHSSNISAGVSVGINCIINTKAVIEHNVRLGDYCHISTGAVLNGESRLENGVFLGSNSMVRQDVRIGEGSVIGAGVSVFNDLPSRSYLKFPRQIFYPEDNQK; this is encoded by the coding sequence ATGAGAAGAACAATTTATCTTGTTGGAGGCGGGGGGCATTGCGTTTCAGCAATTGATGTAATTGAGCAGGAGGATAAGTATAAAATCGGCGGTATTTTGGATTTGCCTGAAAAAGTAGGGCAAAAGGTTCTTGGATATGAAATTATTGGAGATGATTCCCAAATAAAAAAATATGCAAGAACAGATAACTATTTTCTTATCACCATGGGTCATATCAAAACTTCTAAAAAAAGAAGACAGCTTGCTGAAATGATTTCTGCTTTTGGAGGCAGGCTTGCAACTATTATTTCTCCATCAGCTTATGTTTCAAAGCATTCACGGGTGGGTGAAGGGACAATAGTAGGACATTCATCTAATATTTCTGCTGGGGTAAGTGTTGGAATTAATTGTATAATAAACACAAAAGCCGTTATTGAGCACAATGTGAGACTAGGAGATTATTGTCATATTTCCACAGGAGCGGTTCTTAATGGAGAATCAAGGCTTGAAAACGGAGTTTTCCTTGGAAGTAATTCAATGGTTAGACAAGATGTAAGAATTGGTGAAGGAAGTGTTATAGGTGCCGGGGTAAGTGTTTTTAATGATCTTCCCTCAAGGTCATATTTAAAATTTCCAAGGCAGATTTTTTACCCAGAAGACAACCAAAAGTGA